Proteins encoded within one genomic window of Haloarchaeobius salinus:
- a CDS encoding nitrite/sulfite reductase, whose amino-acid sequence MPTDVEQWKSEIYGTDIREHIERFAETGWESIPEDERDAWFERFKWYGLYHQRAGQESYFMLRIGPPNGVLEPGQLRTIAEIAKEYSTGPAENPEFGNGWLDVTTRQAIQLHWINIEDVPDIFDELEAAGLSAMQACGDSWRNIVGCPVAGKDEHEHVDALPTIHELNDRFRGNPEHSNLPRKWKVSVTGCREGCGQGDINDLALEPATKTIDGEDREGFNVRVGGGLARNEPRFARDIDVFVTPEQAADVAGGISALFREHGDRENRYNARIKFLVDEWGPEKLRDVLQEEFVDFELHTAGEDLRSEYSYNAGEAAGKHDHVGVHDQPDGNSYVGLNVLVGRIGADDALALADAADEHGSGEVRLTQRQNVILTDVPDENVDDLLAAPALDHYSPDPHPFMRGSIACTGTEFCSLSIVETKNRQVRYARWLKENVELPDGVEDFHIHLSGCTASCAQPQIADISLRGMKTRKDGEPVEALDIGLGGGLGEEPQFASWVTERVPADEVPGAIENLLANFEAAREDERQSFREFVAAREDDELAELVEPEETSYDDPFMHNTKRTWYPYAEDDSLDDSPAPASPDGTPLSADD is encoded by the coding sequence ATGCCGACCGACGTGGAACAGTGGAAGTCCGAGATCTACGGGACGGACATCCGCGAGCACATCGAACGATTCGCCGAGACGGGCTGGGAGTCGATTCCGGAGGACGAGCGCGACGCCTGGTTCGAGCGCTTCAAGTGGTACGGGCTGTACCACCAGCGCGCCGGCCAGGAGTCCTACTTCATGCTGCGCATCGGGCCGCCGAACGGCGTGCTCGAACCGGGCCAGCTCCGGACCATCGCGGAGATAGCGAAGGAGTACTCGACCGGCCCCGCCGAGAACCCCGAGTTCGGCAACGGCTGGCTCGACGTGACGACCAGGCAGGCCATCCAGCTCCACTGGATCAACATCGAGGACGTCCCCGACATCTTCGACGAACTCGAGGCCGCGGGGCTGTCGGCGATGCAGGCCTGTGGCGACTCCTGGCGCAACATCGTCGGCTGCCCGGTCGCCGGGAAGGACGAGCACGAGCACGTCGACGCCCTCCCGACGATCCACGAGCTGAACGACCGGTTCAGGGGCAACCCCGAGCACTCGAACCTCCCCCGGAAGTGGAAGGTCTCGGTGACGGGCTGCCGCGAGGGCTGTGGCCAGGGCGACATCAACGACCTCGCCCTCGAACCCGCGACGAAGACCATCGACGGCGAGGACCGCGAGGGGTTCAACGTCCGCGTCGGGGGCGGCCTCGCCCGGAACGAGCCGCGCTTCGCCCGCGACATCGACGTGTTCGTCACGCCCGAGCAGGCCGCCGACGTCGCCGGGGGTATCTCCGCGCTGTTCCGCGAGCACGGCGACCGCGAGAACCGCTACAACGCCCGCATCAAGTTCCTCGTCGACGAGTGGGGCCCCGAGAAGCTCCGCGACGTGCTGCAGGAGGAGTTCGTCGACTTCGAGCTCCACACCGCCGGCGAGGACCTGCGCTCGGAGTACAGCTACAACGCCGGCGAGGCCGCCGGCAAGCACGACCACGTCGGCGTCCACGACCAGCCCGACGGGAACAGCTACGTCGGCCTGAACGTCCTCGTCGGCCGCATCGGCGCGGACGACGCGCTCGCGCTCGCAGACGCCGCCGACGAGCACGGCTCCGGCGAGGTCCGGCTCACCCAGCGTCAGAACGTCATCCTCACCGACGTCCCGGACGAGAACGTCGACGACCTGCTCGCAGCGCCCGCGCTCGACCACTACTCGCCGGACCCGCACCCGTTCATGCGCGGCTCCATCGCATGCACCGGCACCGAGTTCTGCTCGCTCTCCATCGTCGAGACGAAGAACCGCCAGGTGCGCTACGCCCGCTGGCTCAAGGAGAACGTCGAGCTCCCCGACGGCGTCGAGGACTTCCACATCCACCTCTCGGGCTGTACGGCGTCCTGCGCCCAGCCCCAGATCGCGGACATCTCCCTCCGTGGCATGAAGACCCGGAAGGACGGCGAGCCCGTCGAGGCGCTCGACATCGGCCTCGGCGGCGGCCTCGGCGAGGAGCCCCAGTTCGCCTCCTGGGTCACCGAGCGCGTGCCCGCCGACGAGGTGCCCGGCGCGATCGAGAACCTGCTCGCGAACTTCGAGGCGGCGCGCGAGGACGAGCGCCAGAGCTTCCGCGAGTTCGTCGCCGCCCGCGAGGACGACGAGCTGGCCGAGCTCGTCGAGCCGGAGGAGACCAGCTACGACGACCCGTTCATGCACAACACGAAGCGCACGTGGTACCCCTACGCGGAGGACGACTCGCTGGACGACTCGCCTGCCCCGGCTTCGCCGGACGGGACGCCGCTGTCGGCCGACGACTGA